Sequence from the Longimicrobium sp. genome:
GTAGGTGAAGCCCAGCCCCTCGCGCAGGAACCTCCGCCAGTCCTCCGTCCGCCTGGGCGGCGGCGCCGTGGCGACGAGGCGGATGAGCCGCGACTGGAACGACGTGTAGGCCGTCCCCCACGCCTTGTTCAGCGCCTCCACCGTCTCGTACCGCGCGGCGATCCACTCCCGCCACCGGGAGTGCAGCGGCTCGGCGCCCTGCGCGGGGGTCCAGGGGAGGGCGGTGGTGGTGGTTCCTGGCCCGGCCAGGTCGCTCACGTCGCCGTACGCCACCCCCGGCGAGCCGCGGGCGAGGAAGCGCTCCACCACCCGCACGCCGAAGCGCGACCGCGCCTGCCCCCCACTCTCGCTCGCCCCTCCGGAGCATCCGCATCCCTCCGGTGCCGCGGTGGCGGTAGTGGACAAAATGGACGCCGTGGGTGCGGCCGATCCGCCGCACCCGCAGTCATCGAACAGGTGCGGGTCGACGCACGCCTCCAGCGCCAGCCGCAGGGCGCGCACGATCCCCTCGCGGGTGCCACGCGAGGCGTACATGCGCATGGCGTTGGCGAGAAAGAAGCGGCGCCGCGGCTCGTCCCAGGCGGCGTCGAACGTCGCGCCCATCCACCCGGCCAGCCATTCCAGGAACTCCGCGGGAACGGTGCGGGTGTCGAACAGCATCTGCGCGTCGGCCACGCGCCCCTCGATCTCCGTGAGCGTGCCCTCGGCGTTGGCCAGCAGGCGGTCCACGAACGAGGCGGAGGCGGGGTCTTCGCGCCAGACGGCGGGGAGGTAGCGGGCCAGGTACGAGAAGCGCGGATAGTAGGCGCGCAGCCCGTGCAGCCGCGGCGTGGTGCGCCCGTTGCCGGCCAGCGTCACGCGCAGCTGCAGGTAGCGCCCGCGTGCGTTCTGAAAGAGCAGCTCCCAGGTGCCGGCCTGCCCGTCGGGCCCCTGCAGCGGGGCCACGCGGTAGGGGAGCTCGGTGCCGTTGCCGCGCAGGTAGGGCGCGGGCTCCTCTTCCCAGGGCAGCGCCGCCAGCTCCTCCACGAAGTCCGCGGCGCGGCTCTCCACGCGCACCGAGGCCTCGGGGGGGATGCAGGCGTCCAGCATCAGCCGGTGCCACACGCACCCCGGCTCGCGGCCGTCGAAGGCGCGCTCGTCGTCCGTGCCCCCGCCGCGCGCGGGAAGGCGCAGCACCGCCTCGCGCTCGAAGCTGGGGCGCGGGTAGGCGAGCAGGGAGACGAAGCGCCCGCCGGGGCCGTCGTACCAGGCCCCGCCCCCCGCCGCCACCACAGCACCCCCGCCGAAGCGGCGCATGGGGTAGAATTCGCGCCCGAACCCGATCTCCAGCGCCTCCGCCGCGCCGGCGACGGTGAAGGCGAACGCCTGGTTTCCGCTGGGGGCGACGATGTACGCCGTGCCGCGCACGTCGTGCCTGGAGCACGCCGCGTCGGGGACGAACGCCAGGTCGAAGCCGCGCGCCAGGTCGGCCAGCACCCCGGGCACCTCGTCCAGCAGCGGCGCCAGCGGGTAGGATGCGTGCGCGCCGTGCAGCGCGAAGCGGTGCAGCGCGGCGGCGGCGGTGGCCCCATCGCGCCCCAGCACCAGCGCGCTTCCGTCGCACAGCGCGTCCACCGCCACCGGCTCCAGCACGGCTCCGACGTCCAGCGACGCGTCGAGGGTGATGGGTCCCACGGCGTCCTCGGCCACGTGCGCCGCGGCGGGCCCGCCGGCAGGGACGAAGTCGGGCGCGGCGTGGGCGGGCGGTGCGGCCGGCGCGCCGGAGATCACGCGAAAGAAGCGGTCGAGCGCCCACAGCCGCGCGTTGTCACGGTCCAGCACCCAGACCCCCCCATCCGGCGCCGCGGCGATGTCCCACGGAGCAAAGGGAACGGAGGCGGGCCAGGGAAGCGCCACCGGCGGCCCGCCGGCCGCCAGGTCGAACACCAGCAGCCCGGCCGGCTCCAGCGTGCCCACCACCAGGTAGTGCTCGCCGGTCACGGCCAGCCCGCGCAGCGGCACCGGCTCGGGAGCGCGCGGGGGCGCCGCGGGGGCGAATGCGCCGGCCTGCGCGCTTCCGCACGGCGGCGGGGCTTCGGGAGGCCAGAAGCGCGTCTCGGCGCGGTCGTGGTGCGAGCGCGCGCGGATGGAGCGGCGGTCCGCGCCGATCACGTACCAGTTGCCGAAGCGGTCACGCCCGGCACCGCGGCGGTCGCCCTGCGACGGCGGCGCCTCCGAGATCCGCGTGGGAAAGACCACGGGGAGGCGCTCCAGCCCCAGCGCGCCGCCCGACCACTCGGCGCCCGCGGCAGGGCCGGACGCGCCGACCCAGTCGTCGTGCCCCAGCAGCAGGTGGAAGCGGGTGCCGTTGACGTCCATGGCCGGGCCTCAGCAGCTCTTCGGGACGACGGGGACGGGACGGCGGCGGGTGGCCGCGCCCGTGCCTGTGCCCGTGGGAGCCCCCGTGTCTTCCGCGTCGCCCGCGCGCACGGTCAGCCGGTCCAGCCGCGGGAGCTCCAGACCGCGAATCGGCAGCGTGGCGATCTCCGTCCCGCCCTCGTCCCACATGCGCACGCCGCGCACGGAGGCGACCCCCGCCACCCGCGCCACCTGCGCCCACAGCTCGCGGTCCTCCACCGGCTTGTCCAGCGGCCACCCCGTCCCCTCCTGCCCGCCCAAGAGCGGCGACAGGAATGCGCGCAGCGCGGCCTTCACCGCCTCGCGCACGGTGGCCAGGTCGGCCCCGGGAACGGTGTCGAAGCCCACGGAGAGGGAGAGGGAGACGTATTTGGGGCCGCGGAGGTGCACCTCGGTGGTCACCAGCCGGCGCGGCTCCAGGTGCGCGCAGACGGCCTGCAGAAAGAGGCGGTCGGGCACCGGCGCGTCGGGGCGCAGCGGGTCGTTGGGAATCAGCAGCAGCGTCACCACCCCGGGCGCGGGCGCGCCGGCGTCGGGGTGCCAGGTGGAGAGCACCTCCATCCGCCCCAGCGAGATCCCCGGCGTCGCGGTCACGATCTCGCGGAAGTCGTCCTTCGATACGGCGCGGTCCTGGTTCCGCAGGGAGAGCGGAATGCGGCGCTCCGCGTCCACCGTGCTCTCGCCGTCGTCGCCGCCCCAGGTGGGGATGGGGTTCAGCACCTTGAAGCCGGCCGGCAGGAGCGGCCCCGTCTTCACCGCGCCGATCCCCACGTTCCCCGCGCTCCCGCCTCCGTAGGCGTAGGCGGCCACGATGGCCGCGCCCGGCGGCGGACGCATCCCCGCGTAGCCGTTGCCAAAGGTGACCACGCCGCTCTCGCGGTCCACGGCGAAGACGCGCGGGTCGCCGCCGGCGGAGGTCTCGGCGCCGGGGGGCAGGGTGGGGTCGCGCACCGGCACCTCGGCCGGGGCGGCCAGCAGGTCGCTGGTGCGCGTCCAGATCTCGCCGTTCACCGCCAGCGACACGGACTCGGGAAGGACGGGCACGTTGGGCAGCGCCAGCGACTGGTCGGGCTCGCCCGTGCCCACCCCCACGCGCTGTGCGGCCACGGGAATGCGCTGCGAGATGCGCGTGGCGTTCACCCCCAGCCACGAGAAGCGCGCCTCCCACCCCGGCGACGCGCCGGGAGCGGAGCCGGACGAATCGGGCGCGTCGGCCAGGCGGATGCGGATCCAGCAGAGGACGCGCGCGGCCAGGCTCTCGTCGTCCAGCGCGGGGGGCAGGTCGCCCACCCCGTCGTCCATCGGGTCCAGGTCGTCCCAGGCGCCGAACTCGCCCTCGCCGGGCAGGGTGAGCTGCACCAGGGCGAGGTTCTCCAGCGCGTCGTCGTCGGCGGCGGCGTCCAGCGGGGTGTAGACGGGCTCCTGGCCGGTGTCGAAGGTGCCGGTGGAGATGTCGAAGGAGAGCTGCGGCACCGCGCGCGCGGCCGCGCCCCCCGCGCGCAGCACGCGCTGGCTGGCGTCCCACGCCGGCGCGATCCCCAGCGTGAGCACCTTGCCGGCGATGCGGGCCCGCACCTCGCGCCGCAGCGCGTCGTCCGGCTTGTCCGCGGCGCGCAGCAACACGGCCAGCCACAGGGCGTGGTCCACCGCGTCCGCCGTCAGGCTCACCGCGCCCACGCGCGCGCCGTTCACCGGCCACTCGAACGGAGTGGTGCGGTAGAAGTCCAGCGTGGCCGCGTCCTCGCCCTCGCCGTCGCCAAAGAGCTGCGAGTACATGGTCTGCGCGGTGTCCGTCTCCGTGCCCGCGGCCAGACGGGCGCGGTAGAACACCTTTCCCTCCACGGGCAGCACGTCCAGCCCGTTCTCCGTCACGAACCCCGTGGCGCCGGAAAAGAGCTGCAGCCCGGCGGGGAGCGTCACCGTGTCCAGCGGCCCGCGCTCGTTGGCGATGGCCGCCACCCCCGTCGCCGCGGCGGCGGGGCGCAGCGGAATGCCCAGCAGCTCCAGGAACTTGAGGCGGTTGCGCTCGGGGATCAGGTTGGCGCGGTAGAGCAGGCTGTCCGTCATGAAGGCGAACAGCTGCAGCAGCGTCACCCCCGGATCGGCGTCGTTGAAGTTGCGCCACTCCGGGTTGTGCACCGGAATGCGCGCCAGCGCCTCCGACAGGATCTGCGTGTAGTCGCGGTCGTCTATCCGCGGAACGATGAGCGGCATGGCCCCTTCAGCATCTCGTTGAGGAAGCGGCCATCGCCGCTCCACGTACGAACCGAAGTCCTAAGTCCTGAGTCCTAAGTCCTGAGTCCTGAGTCCTAAGTCCTAAGTCCTAAGTCCTAAGTGCTGGATCAAAGCGCACTAACGCACTCACGCACTCACGCACTGCAGTTCAGCACTCAGCACTTGGCACTTAGCACTTCCCTTCATCCCCCCAACTCCACCCTCACACTCACCTGCTCCGTCGCCCGGTCCGCCACGAGCTGGTATCTCACCGTCGCGACGGCCGCGCGCGGGTCGTCCTCCCCCTCCTCCACCGTCACGGACTGCAGGGTGATGCGCGGCTCCCAGCGGCGAAGCGCGTCCTCCACCCGCTCCTGGATGCGGCGGCGCGTGGAGACGGTGTTGGGCTCGAAGAGGAAGCTTCCCGCGCCTCCGCCGAACTCGGGGAGCATCACCCGCTCGCCCGGCTCGGTGAGCAGCACGTGGCGGATGCACTCGCGCACGTTGTCTGGCCCGCGCGACGACGCCACGCGCCCGTCGGGGCCCAGCCGCAGGGGAAACGAGATCCCCGAGCCGAAAACGGTGTCGCCGGCCACGGCTACTCCTTTGCCTTGAGCGTGGGAACGGGGAAGCAGCTGATGAAGAAGGGGAGCCAGAAGAAGACGATGTTCAGCAGGCTCACCATCAGCATCAGCACGATGAGCGCGCAGATAGTGATGATGGGGATGGAGAGCGAGCAGATGACGGAGATGTTGAGCCCCGACGGGTTGCCCACCTCGCCGTCCATCAGCTCCTTCATCCCCTTCACGCGGCTCATCTGCTTGCGCAGCTCGTCGCTCAGCAGGAACGCCACGTTGCGGTCGTACTTGCGCAGCGCCGCGGGCGAGGTGTCCACCGGCATGGCGACGCGGATGGCGCGCTGCGGCGCGTCCGCGTCGAAGAAGCCCGCCAGCCGGAACTCGGCCGATGCGTCGCTCACCACCGGCGGCGACCGCTTTCCGCACCGCGGACGCGCGTACACGCAGCGCACCACGTACGCGTCGTCGCCCTGCGCGTTGAGCGGCGCCAGCGTGGGCGGCCGCTGCGCCTCTCCCGCCGTCGCGGTCGCTCCGCCGCTCGCTCCCGCCGCCACGTCCACCTCGTACAGCGCATCCATCAGCTTCTGCACGATGGGGCGGCGGTGCACGCCGGGGACGTCCTCCGGAAGGGAGTTGCTGCGGTCCAGCAGCGTGTTCAGCTTGACCTTGTCCGCCGCGATGGCGCTGCGGGTGTCCGGGGGGTAGAGCCCCGTCGTAGTGGTCACGGGGTCGATGGCGGGGTCCACGGTGAGCAGCCGGGCCGCGTAGCCGGCGGGGAACGATGGCGGGGCGCCTACGGTGAGCGTGGCGTTCTCCAGATCCTCGCGGCTGTCGTCGGCGTCCAGCAGCGCCTGACGGAAAGTGGACGACACCGCTCCCGTCCCCGCGCTGTTGCGATTCCACAGGGTGAAGGCGAACGCGTCGTGGAACGCCCGCTGCGCCGCGGGGAGCGATGCGGCCAGCGCCGGCGTGACGAACGCGTCCCATACGTCGGGGAGTTCCTGGCGTACAAAGGTGGCCAGGTCCAGCAGCACCAGCGCGGACGCCTGCTCGGCCGCGGTGCGCGCGGCGTCCACCCGCGTGTGGTCGGCCACGTTCGCCGTCTCGATGGCGTACCAGTCGCGCAGCCCCACCCAGGGGTCCAGCACCGAGCGCTGGAACTCCAGGACGCGCGAGTCCTCGGTGGAGACCGGCGCCACCGTGCC
This genomic interval carries:
- a CDS encoding GPW/gp25 family protein, yielding MAGDTVFGSGISFPLRLGPDGRVASSRGPDNVRECIRHVLLTEPGERVMLPEFGGGAGSFLFEPNTVSTRRRIQERVEDALRRWEPRITLQSVTVEEGEDDPRAAVATVRYQLVADRATEQVSVRVELGG
- a CDS encoding putative baseplate assembly protein; this translates as MPLIVPRIDDRDYTQILSEALARIPVHNPEWRNFNDADPGVTLLQLFAFMTDSLLYRANLIPERNRLKFLELLGIPLRPAAAATGVAAIANERGPLDTVTLPAGLQLFSGATGFVTENGLDVLPVEGKVFYRARLAAGTETDTAQTMYSQLFGDGEGEDAATLDFYRTTPFEWPVNGARVGAVSLTADAVDHALWLAVLLRAADKPDDALRREVRARIAGKVLTLGIAPAWDASQRVLRAGGAAARAVPQLSFDISTGTFDTGQEPVYTPLDAAADDDALENLALVQLTLPGEGEFGAWDDLDPMDDGVGDLPPALDDESLAARVLCWIRIRLADAPDSSGSAPGASPGWEARFSWLGVNATRISQRIPVAAQRVGVGTGEPDQSLALPNVPVLPESVSLAVNGEIWTRTSDLLAAPAEVPVRDPTLPPGAETSAGGDPRVFAVDRESGVVTFGNGYAGMRPPPGAAIVAAYAYGGGSAGNVGIGAVKTGPLLPAGFKVLNPIPTWGGDDGESTVDAERRIPLSLRNQDRAVSKDDFREIVTATPGISLGRMEVLSTWHPDAGAPAPGVVTLLLIPNDPLRPDAPVPDRLFLQAVCAHLEPRRLVTTEVHLRGPKYVSLSLSVGFDTVPGADLATVREAVKAALRAFLSPLLGGQEGTGWPLDKPVEDRELWAQVARVAGVASVRGVRMWDEGGTEIATLPIRGLELPRLDRLTVRAGDAEDTGAPTGTGTGAATRRRPVPVVPKSC
- a CDS encoding phage tail protein yields the protein MDVNGTRFHLLLGHDDWVGASGPAAGAEWSGGALGLERLPVVFPTRISEAPPSQGDRRGAGRDRFGNWYVIGADRRSIRARSHHDRAETRFWPPEAPPPCGSAQAGAFAPAAPPRAPEPVPLRGLAVTGEHYLVVGTLEPAGLLVFDLAAGGPPVALPWPASVPFAPWDIAAAPDGGVWVLDRDNARLWALDRFFRVISGAPAAPPAHAAPDFVPAGGPAAAHVAEDAVGPITLDASLDVGAVLEPVAVDALCDGSALVLGRDGATAAAALHRFALHGAHASYPLAPLLDEVPGVLADLARGFDLAFVPDAACSRHDVRGTAYIVAPSGNQAFAFTVAGAAEALEIGFGREFYPMRRFGGGAVVAAGGGAWYDGPGGRFVSLLAYPRPSFEREAVLRLPARGGGTDDERAFDGREPGCVWHRLMLDACIPPEASVRVESRAADFVEELAALPWEEEPAPYLRGNGTELPYRVAPLQGPDGQAGTWELLFQNARGRYLQLRVTLAGNGRTTPRLHGLRAYYPRFSYLARYLPAVWREDPASASFVDRLLANAEGTLTEIEGRVADAQMLFDTRTVPAEFLEWLAGWMGATFDAAWDEPRRRFFLANAMRMYASRGTREGIVRALRLALEACVDPHLFDDCGCGGSAAPTASILSTTATAAPEGCGCSGGASESGGQARSRFGVRVVERFLARGSPGVAYGDVSDLAGPGTTTTALPWTPAQGAEPLHSRWREWIAARYETVEALNKAWGTAYTSFQSRLIRLVATAPPPRRTEDWRRFLREGLGFTYVPPEARELPLWQDFLAGRHRTVEALNAAWKRSGPAAAASLQAIPFPTEMPAGGGELGDWITFVSVVVPMHRSAHRFTVLVPVVPGEDAESQRRRRDLARRIAEIEKPAHTVVEARLYWAAMRVGEARLGTDTLLGQGSRFTALELGRGVLGAAQLAWTEPWNTTGRRVVGRDPIAVRRQPRATPARWT